The following are encoded together in the Heliangelus exortis chromosome 15, bHelExo1.hap1, whole genome shotgun sequence genome:
- the LOC139802867 gene encoding protocadherin beta-15-like, translating to MVGAPQDGGWLFWRLLACGRRSGGRQRQVILFLVCVCVWRSGAESLRYSVAEEMERDSFVGNIAEELGVAPSQLSARKARVVSEGNEQLFRLEPSTGVLTVKESLDREEICPQSATCTLHFKIFLENPLQLMRGEVEVRDVNDNSPVFPVKEMVLEIPETTLPGSRFPLESARDKDVSINGLQNYSLEANPHFSLALGTKKDGVKYVELVLDRQLDREEQRELNLLLTATDGGSPPRSGTARIHIVVLDANDNTPVFDRDIYEVRVDENSPPGQLVVRVVAADPDEGSNGKVRYAFTQTPEETRQLFELNPETGEIRIAGNLDYEEARTHELVVRATDGGGLSAHCKVQVEVLDVNDNAPEIALTSVSASIPEDAPPRSVVALLSVRDRDSGENGRTECWIDGDSPFSLTATFANEYEVRTTGALDRERRAEYNISVRARDWGRRRLSSREVIWVQISDVNDNAPEFSREVYTLWVVENNSPMVRVGSVSARDADAGSNARVTYAVSREEGEERPRVSVNSASGEVYVVRALDYEEVRALEVSVVAADGGSPSLSARAVVRVVVRDENDNAPVVLHPSSESRLRWGEVVPRGSPSGYLVAKVVAVDADAGQNAWLSYEVWKATEPGLFRVGLHSGEVRTARAVSERDASRQRLVVLVRDRGQPPRSATATLGIALVDGFSDAHWRGGEDEAAAAESEAAGSGSESEGPLTLYLIASLACVSALLVATAVAAVVAKVRGARAESLPTFPAAVPESTAGSLPRSYVYDICFAGGTVNSEFRFLRPLLPCFPAGLPPGPGEQRSSVCSQEATNLGEEGDWAAQARAPLSEDTGPRAAGASNTGNQGMELNVSSDQNPWLTPQ from the exons ATGGTGGGAGCCCCGCAGGACGGTGGATGGCTTTTCTGGAGGCTGCTGGCGTGTGGGAGACGGAGCGGAGGCAGGCAGAGGCAAGTGATCTTGTTTCTTGTGTGCGTTTGCGTGTGGCGGAGCGGGGCCGAAAGCCTGCGGTATTCTGTGGCGGAGGAAATGGAGAGGGACTCGTTTGTGGGCAAcattgcagaggagctgggggtggctcCGAGCCAGCTGTCGGCTCGCAAGGCCCGCGTTGTGTCCGAGGGGAACGAGCAGCTTTTCCGGCTCGAGCCGAGCACCGGCGTCCTGACAGTAAAGGAGTCTCTGGACCGGGAGGAGATCTGCCCGCAGAGCGCTACCTGCACGCTGCATTTTAAGATCTTCCTTGAGAATCCCTTGCAGCTGATGCGAGGGGAGGTGGAGGTTCGTGACGTGAATGACAATTCCCCCGTGTTCCCGGTGAAGGAGATGGTTTTAGAGATTCCCGAAACGACATTACCGGGGTCCCGCTTTCCTCTGGAAAGCGCCCGAGACAAGGACGTGAGCATCAATGGTTTGCAGAACTACAGCCTGGAGGCCAATCCGCATTTCTCCCTCGCTCTCGGAACAAAGAAAGATGGAGTGAAGTATGTTGAGCTCGTACTGGATCGACAGCTGGACCGGGAAGAGCAGCGGGAGCTGAATTTACTGCTGACGGCCACCGACGGGGGCTCTCCACCCAGGTCGGGAACAGCTCGGATCCACATCGTGGTGCTGGATGCCAATGACAACACACCGGTCTTCGATCGGGACATTTACGAAGTGCGGGTGGACGAGAACAGTCCCCCGGGACAGCTGGTGGTCAGAGTGGTGGCTGCGGATCCCGACGAAGGGTCCAACGGGAAAGTGCGTTATGCCTTCACCCAGACACCGGAAGAAACTCGGCAGCTCTTCGAGCTTAATCCTGAAACCGGGGAGATTCGGATCGCAGGAAACCTGGACTACGAGGAAGCAAGAACCCACGAACTGGTGGTGCGAGCCACAGACGGCGGGGGTCTATCTGCGCATTGCAAAGTGCAGGTGGAGGTGCTGGACGTGAATGACAACGCCCCGGAGATAGCGCTGACGTCCGTCAGCGCCTCGATCCCCGAGGACGCGCCGCCCCGCAGCGTGGTGGCCCTGTTGAGCGTGCGGGACCGCGACTCCGGCGAGAACGGGAGGACGGAGTGCTGGATCGACGGGGACTCGCCCTTCAGCCTGACGGCCACGTTTGCCAACGAGTACGAGGTGCGAACAACGGGGGCGCtggacagggagaggagggcGGAGTATAACATCAGCGTGAGGGCCCGGGACTGGGGCAGGAGGCGGCTGAGCTCGCGGGAAGTGATCTGGGTGCAGATCTCGGACGTGAACGACAACGCGCCCGAGTTCAGCCGGGAGGTTTACACGCTGTGGGTGGTGGAGAACAACAGCCCGATGGTGCGCGTGGGGAGCGTGTCGGCGAGGGACGCGGACGCGGGGAGCAACGCGCGCGTGACGTACGCGGTGTCGCGCGAGGAGGGCGAGGAGCGTCCGCGCGTGTCGGTGAACTCGGCGAGCGGGGAGGTTTACGTGGTGCGGGCGCTGGACTACGAGGAGGTGCGCGCCTTGGAGGTGTCGGTGGTGGCTGCCGACGGGGGCTCTCCGTCGCTGAGCGCGCGGGCGGTGGTGCGCGTGGTGGTGCGGGACGAGAACGACAACGCGCCGGTGGTGCTGCACCCGTCGTCGGAGAGCAGGCTGCGGTGGGGCGAGGTGGTGCCGCGCGGGTCTCCGTCGGGCTACCTGGTGGCCAAGGTGGTGGCGGTGGACGCGGACGCGGGTCAGAACGCGTGGCTGTCGTACGAGGTGTGGAAGGCGACGGAGCCGGGTCTGTTCCGCGTGGGGCTGCACAGCGGCGAGGTGCGGACGGCGCGGGCCGTGTCGGAGAGGGACGCGTCCCGGCAgaggctggtggtgctggtgcgAGACCGCGGGCAGCCGCCGCGCTCGGCCACCGCCACGCTGGGCATCGCCCTGGTGGACGGCTTCTCCGACGCGCATTGGCGGGGCGGCGAGGacgaggcggcggcggcggagtCGGAGGCGGCGGGGTCGGGGTCGGAGTCGGAGGGGCCGCTGACCCTCTACCTGATCGCCTCGCTGGCCTGCGTGTCGGCGCTGTTGGTGGCCACCGCCGTGGCGGCGGTGGTGGCGAAGGTGCGTGGGGCGCGGGCCGAGAGCTTGCCCACGTTCCCCGCGGCTGTGCCGGAGAGCACGGCGGGCTCCCTGCCCCGCAGCTACGTCTACGACATCTGCTTCGCCGGCGGCACCGTCAACAGCGAGTTCCGCTTCCTCAGGCCGCTCTTGCCCTGCTTCCCCGCCGGGCTGCCCCCGGGCCCGGGCGAGCAGCGCAGCTCCGTGTGCTCGCAGGAGGCGACCAACCTCGGCGAAGAAGGCGACTGGGCTGCCCAG GCCAGAGCTCCCCTCTCTGAAGACACAgggcccagagctgcaggagcatcTAACACTGGAAACCAGGGGATGGAGCTGAATGTCAGTTCTGATCAGAACCCTTGGCTGACCCCTCAGTAA